One window from the genome of Myxocyprinus asiaticus isolate MX2 ecotype Aquarium Trade chromosome 30, UBuf_Myxa_2, whole genome shotgun sequence encodes:
- the LOC127420770 gene encoding GTP-binding protein Rit1-like isoform X2 produces MQFISHRFPEDHDPTIEDAYKTQIRIDDEPANLDILDTAGQAEFTAMRDQYMRAGEGFIISYSITDRRSFQEARHFKQLIYRVRRTVDTPVVLVGNKSDLAHLRQVSVEEGKQLAREFQCPFFETSAAFRYYIDEVFAALVRQIRQREAEMVRGSERKTRRSHSFWSRLKAPFHRKQQSEH; encoded by the exons ATGCAGTTTATAAGTCACAGATTCCCAGAAGATCATGACCCTACTATTG AGGATGCCTATAAAACGCAGATCCGCATAGACGATGAGCCAGCAAACTTGGACATCTTGGACACAGCAGGACAG GCGGAGTTCACAGCGATGCGTGATCAGTACATGCGGGCAGGCGAAGGTTTCATCATCTCATACTCCATCACAGACCGCCGCAGTTTCCAGGAGGCACGGCACTTTAAGCAGCTGATCTACCGCGTGCGACGCACTGTGGACACGCCTGTTGTACTGGTGGGAAACAAGTCTGACCTGGCCCATCTCAGACAG GTGTCTGTGGAGGAGGGCAAACAGTTGGCGAGAGAGTTCCAGTGCCCTTTTTTTGAGACCTCCGCTGCGTTCCGTTACTATATTGACGAGGTGTTTGCCGCACTGGTGCGTCAGATCCGTCAGCGTGAGGCTGAGATGGTGCGGGGGAGCGAGAGAAAAACTCGACGGAGCCATTCTTTCTGGAGTCGCCTGAAAGCTCCCTTCCACAGGAAACAGCAGTCCGAGCACTGA
- the LOC127420759 gene encoding peroxisomal membrane protein 11B-like, which produces MMESWVRFSAQSQAKERVFRAAQYACTLLGYTLQKGGARAELLHTIKQLEAHMSLTRKLMRLGNSAEALEAAKRTVHLSDCVLRLCITVAHLNRAMYFACDNVLWAGKTGLLPELDQNKWSQRSFRYYLFALILNLTRDVYEIHLLMERESRSTSSKSFNSSPSPLTLTTENGGFPLTPSPPSALSPLPPLPLLSARLKKHFRLLVTVLRNNPPLLLDVLKNMCDVFIPLDRLGLYPTGPGFIGACGLTSSILSILTIVHPWLKLKP; this is translated from the exons ATGATGGAGTCGTGGGTGAGATTCAGCGCGCAGAGTCAAGCCAAAGAGCGCGTGTTCAG GGCTGCCCAGTACGCCTGCACACTGCTGGGGTACACGCTGCAGAAAGGAGGCGCAAGAGCAGAACTGCTGCACACCATCAAACAGCTGGAAGCTCACATGAGCCTGACCAGAAAAT TGATGCGTTTAGGGAACTCTGCAGAGGCACTGGAGGCAGCTAAACGCACTGTACATCTGTCAGACTGTGTGTTGCGTCTTTGCATCACAGTGGCCCATTTAAACAGAGCAATGTATTTCGCCTGTGACAATGTACTCTGGGCCGGCAAAACGGGATTGCTGCCTGAACTGGACCAAAACAAATGGAGCCAGAGGTCATTTAG ATACTACTTGTTTGCACTCATCCTCAACCTAACCCGAGACGTGTATGAAATCCATCTGCTGATGGAGAGAGAGTCCCGCAGCACTTCATCTAAAAGCTTTAATTCCAGTCCGTCCCCTCTCACTCTGACCACAGAGAACGGAGGGTTCCCCCTGACCCCCTCTCCACCTTCAGCCCTGTCTCCACTGCCTCCCCTCCCTCTGCTCTCAGCCAGGCTCAAAAAGCACTTCCGCCTCCTGGTCACTGTGCTGCGCAACAACCCTCCACTGCTCTTGGATGTCCTGAAGAACATGTGCGATGTGTTCATTCCACTGGACAGACTGGGACTGTACCCAACGGGGCCGGGCTTTATAGGGGCCTGCGGTCTCACCTCCTCCATCCTGTCCATTCTCACTATAGTTCACCCCTGGCTCAAACTCAAGCCTTGA